From the genome of Gopherus evgoodei ecotype Sinaloan lineage chromosome 5, rGopEvg1_v1.p, whole genome shotgun sequence, one region includes:
- the SPRY1 gene encoding protein sprouty homolog 1 — protein sequence MEPQSQHGSGGSLIVIQQPSLDSRQRLDYEREIQPTAILSLDQIKAIRGSNEYTEGPSVVKKSGPRTAPRQEKHERTHEIIPINVNNNYERRSSHLGPVAHQHNVRAPVLSRSTSTGSAASSGSNSSASSEQGLLGRSPLSRPGSSHRSERTIRTQPKQSSLMVDDLKGPLKEDLTQHKFICEQCGKCKCGECTDPRALPSCLACNRKCLCSAESMVEYSTCMCLIKGIFYHCSNDDEGDSYADNPCSCSQAHCCSRYLCMGAMSLFLPCLLCYPPAKGCLKLCRGCYDRINRPGCRCKNSNTVYCKLESCPSRSQGKPS from the coding sequence ATGGAGCCCCAAAGTCAACATGGCAGTGGCGGTTCATTAATTGTGATCCAGCAGCCTTCCTTGGACAGCAGGCAAAGGTTGGACTATGAAAGAGAAATTCAGCCGACTGCTATCTTGTCATTGGACCAGATCAAAGCCATAAGGGGCAGCAATGAGTATACTGAAGGCCCATCTGTGGTGAAAAAGTCTGGTCCACGAACAGCGCCAAGACAAGAAAAGCATGAAAGGACTCATGAAATCATACCAATTAATGTGAATAATAATTATGAGCGCAGATCCAGCCACTTGGGACCCGTGGCTCACCAACATAATGTAAGGGCTCCTGTGCTGAGCAGATCAACTAGCACTGGAAGTGCAGCTAGTTCTGGAAGCAACAGCAGTgcttcttcagagcagggattgtTGGGAAGATCGCCTCTGTCTAGGCCAGGTTCAAGTCACAGATCTGAAAGGACAATCCGGACACAGCCCAAGCAGTCATCTTTGATGGTAGATGATCTGAAGGGTCCCTTGAAAGAGGACTTGACGCAGCACAAGTTTATCTGTGAACAGTGTGGGAAGTGCAAATGTGGTGAGTGCACAGACCCAAGGGCCTTACCTTCTTGTCTGGCCTGCAACAGGAAGTGCTTGTGCTCTGCAGAGAGCATGGTGGAGTACAGTACCTGCATGTGCCTGATCAAAGGGATCTTCTACCACTGTTCCAATGACGATGAAGGGGACTCGTATGCGGATAATCCCTGCTCTTGTTCCCAGGCACATTGCTGTTCTAGGTACCTGTGCATGGGAGCAATGTCCTTGTTTTTGCCTTGCTTGCTCTGCTATCCTCCTGCTAAGGGATGCCTGAAGCTGTGTCGCGGGTGTTATGACCGGATCAATCGTCCTGGTTGCCGATGTAAAAACTCCAACACTGTTTATTGTAAACTGGAGAGCTGCCCATCACGGAGTCAGGGGAAGCCCTCATAA